A stretch of [Clostridium] scindens DNA encodes these proteins:
- a CDS encoding D-alanine--D-alanine ligase family protein translates to MRIIVLAGGLSPERDVSLISGAGICRTLREKGHKAYLLDVFFGLPYDPDKLEEVFDLPGGGLEIADGIKTTTPDLEALKASRPDQSDCYLGPNVIDLCRIADITFMGLHGSVGENGKLQATFDILGIKYTGPNSFGCALSMDKLVAKQIFKRSGVPTPRGTSLNRDTKDTPLEKLGYYLPLVIKPCSGGSSIGVYIVHTEEEYREAIRCSFDVNREDEVVIEPYIKGREYACSIVAGKALPLIEIIPKDGIFNYENKYQDGGAQELCPPVSLDDKTQAKIQRAGEKAFRVLHMDVYARADFIVDETDGKFYCLEMNGLPGMTPASLIPKSARAIGVDYGDLCELIIEESMKTRYQD, encoded by the coding sequence ATGAGAATTATTGTATTAGCAGGCGGACTCAGCCCTGAACGCGACGTGTCGCTCATATCAGGCGCCGGGATTTGCAGAACTCTGAGAGAAAAAGGGCACAAGGCATATCTGCTGGATGTGTTCTTCGGATTACCTTATGATCCCGATAAGCTGGAAGAGGTATTCGACCTGCCTGGCGGCGGGCTCGAGATCGCAGATGGCATCAAGACTACCACGCCTGACTTAGAAGCGCTGAAGGCTTCGCGCCCGGACCAGTCCGACTGTTACCTTGGCCCGAATGTTATTGATCTATGCCGTATTGCTGACATAACATTCATGGGGCTTCACGGCTCTGTTGGAGAAAACGGGAAACTCCAGGCAACCTTCGATATTCTTGGAATCAAGTATACAGGACCTAATTCCTTTGGCTGTGCCCTGTCCATGGATAAACTGGTTGCCAAGCAGATCTTCAAGCGTTCCGGCGTGCCTACGCCAAGAGGCACTTCCCTGAACCGTGACACCAAGGATACTCCCCTTGAGAAGCTGGGCTACTACCTGCCGCTTGTCATAAAGCCATGTTCCGGCGGTTCCAGCATCGGGGTATATATCGTTCATACAGAAGAGGAATACCGGGAGGCCATCCGCTGCTCCTTCGATGTAAATCGCGAAGACGAAGTCGTCATCGAGCCTTATATCAAAGGGCGGGAGTATGCCTGCAGCATCGTCGCAGGAAAGGCCCTTCCGCTGATCGAGATCATTCCAAAAGACGGAATCTTCAATTACGAGAATAAGTATCAGGACGGCGGCGCTCAGGAACTCTGTCCTCCAGTATCCCTGGATGATAAGACCCAGGCAAAGATCCAGCGCGCCGGCGAGAAGGCTTTCCGGGTGCTGCACATGGATGTCTATGCCCGCGCCGACTTCATTGTCGATGAGACGGATGGAAAGTTCTACTGTCTGGAAATGAACGGCCTGCCAGGCATGACTCCAGCCAGCTTGATTCCCAAATCAGCCAGAGCCATCGGGGTTGATTATGGCGACCTGTGCGAGTTAATTATTGAAGAATCCATGAAAACACGCTACCAAGACTAG
- a CDS encoding nicotinate phosphoribosyltransferase — protein MNRQDLTLLTDLYELTMMQGYYAKGQNEKVIFDVFFRQNPCNNGYSVCAGLDQVIDYIKNLNFTYEDVDYLRGLGIFSEDFLHYLSGFHFSGDIYAIPEGTVVFPKEPLLKVIAPIMEAQLVETAILNIINHQSLIATKTSRVVFAANGDGIMEFGLRRAQGPDAGLYGARAAMIGGCVGTSNVLAGKLFDVPVMGTHAHSWIMSFPDEYTAFKTYADMYPDNCTLLVDTYDTLKSGVPNAIRVFQEFKEAGKPFKKYGIRLDSGDLAYLSKEARKMLDEAGFADASICASNDLDEYLLHDLKMQGAAIDSWGVGTNLITSKDCPSFGGVYKLAAIQSEEDDTFEPKIKISENTEKITNPGNKTIYRIYDKTTGKVKADLICFVGETFNTDEDMLLFDPIETWKKTKLPGGSYTMREILVPVFKNGACIYKSPSVMEIAEYCRNEKKTLWDETKRLFYPHQVYVDLSPKLYEVKKSLLDQMSMTD, from the coding sequence ATGAACAGACAAGATCTAACTTTGCTGACAGACTTGTATGAATTAACAATGATGCAAGGATATTACGCAAAGGGACAGAACGAGAAGGTCATCTTCGATGTATTCTTCCGCCAGAATCCCTGCAACAACGGCTATTCCGTTTGCGCCGGGCTTGATCAGGTCATTGATTATATCAAGAATCTGAACTTTACCTATGAGGACGTTGACTATTTAAGAGGCCTGGGAATCTTCAGCGAAGACTTCCTGCATTACTTGAGCGGGTTCCATTTCAGCGGAGATATCTATGCGATTCCCGAGGGAACGGTAGTCTTTCCGAAAGAGCCGCTTCTGAAGGTAATTGCGCCGATCATGGAAGCACAGCTGGTAGAGACGGCAATTTTGAACATTATCAACCATCAGTCTCTGATCGCCACCAAGACATCCCGCGTGGTATTTGCCGCCAATGGCGATGGTATCATGGAATTTGGGTTAAGAAGGGCGCAGGGGCCGGACGCAGGCCTGTACGGAGCAAGGGCCGCTATGATCGGTGGATGTGTAGGAACCTCTAATGTCCTTGCGGGCAAGCTCTTTGATGTTCCGGTTATGGGAACCCATGCACACAGCTGGATCATGAGTTTTCCGGATGAATATACTGCTTTCAAGACCTATGCGGATATGTATCCGGATAACTGTACTCTTCTGGTAGATACCTATGATACATTAAAGTCTGGAGTCCCAAATGCAATCCGGGTATTCCAGGAGTTTAAAGAGGCTGGAAAGCCATTTAAGAAGTATGGCATCCGCTTAGACAGCGGCGACCTTGCCTATCTTTCCAAAGAAGCCCGCAAGATGCTTGACGAGGCAGGGTTTGCCGATGCATCCATCTGTGCTTCGAATGATCTGGACGAGTACCTGCTCCATGACTTGAAGATGCAGGGCGCTGCCATTGATTCCTGGGGTGTCGGAACAAACCTGATCACTTCCAAGGACTGCCCTTCTTTCGGCGGCGTATACAAGCTTGCCGCCATCCAGTCAGAGGAGGATGACACATTCGAGCCTAAGATAAAGATATCGGAAAATACAGAAAAAATTACCAATCCTGGTAACAAAACCATCTATCGGATATATGATAAAACAACAGGCAAAGTAAAAGCTGACTTGATCTGCTTCGTAGGAGAGACATTTAACACGGATGAGGATATGCTTCTCTTCGATCCCATCGAGACTTGGAAAAAGACGAAGCTCCCGGGCGGCTCTTATACCATGCGCGAGATTCTGGTACCGGTATTCAAGAATGGAGCGTGCATATACAAGTCTCCGTCAGTAATGGAGATCGCCGAATACTGCAGGAACGAAAAGAAGACACTGTGGGATGAGACCAAGCGTCTCTTCTATCCGCATCAAGTATACGTGGATCTATCCCCTAAGCTTTATGAAGTGAAGAAATCCTTGTTGGATCAAATGAGCATGACAGACTAG
- a CDS encoding YcxB family protein, with protein sequence MTPVYEVRTKHTEQVLKDFISFKEAERNAHITFRIVMLGICDVTLAYLGKGSALTYIFGILAVLTFAFALARKPIGVRRLAKADKNYQNQSEIHFIFGESEFRIENPDAGEPQRVKYGEVAFMYTDNKYYYINVNNEDMHMIPKGDFTLGSSEGFYDFIMDKTGKQLKPLKLTWKMKTNILKQAWMEVQSQKNTDKK encoded by the coding sequence ATGACCCCAGTTTATGAAGTAAGGACAAAGCATACAGAGCAAGTCCTGAAAGATTTTATCTCATTTAAAGAAGCTGAAAGGAATGCACATATTACTTTCCGTATCGTGATGCTTGGCATCTGCGACGTTACCCTGGCGTATCTGGGAAAGGGATCTGCGCTGACCTATATATTCGGGATCCTGGCAGTCCTGACATTCGCGTTTGCGCTGGCAAGAAAGCCCATCGGCGTACGCAGGCTTGCTAAGGCAGATAAGAACTATCAGAACCAGAGCGAGATACATTTTATCTTTGGAGAGAGCGAGTTTCGGATAGAGAATCCGGATGCAGGGGAGCCGCAGCGGGTTAAGTATGGAGAAGTGGCGTTCATGTATACGGATAACAAGTACTATTATATTAATGTTAACAACGAAGACATGCATATGATTCCCAAGGGGGATTTCACGCTTGGGAGTTCAGAAGGGTTCTATGATTTTATCATGGACAAGACAGGAAAGCAGTTAAAGCCTTTGAAACTTACCTGGAAGATGAAGACCAACATACTGAAGCAGGCATGGATGGAAGTCCAGAGCCAGAAGAATACAGATAAGAAATAG
- a CDS encoding lysophospholipid acyltransferase family protein, with product MIRFIIVALFLGLYLVLGIPVLGVEWLIGKFNKKACDYQSLRLVQWAFKVMLKVSGVEVTVIGEENIPDEPVLFIGNHRSYFDILLTYSRCARLTGYIAKKEMLKYPLLRDWMKRLYCLFLDRDNPKEGLKTILTAIDYVKKGISICIFPEGTRNDGEELSILPFHNGSFKIAEKTGCAIVPMCMNNTISIFEKQFPRIKKTHVILEYGKPIYPNDLDKETRKHIGDYCQNIILETIKKNQALV from the coding sequence ATGATTAGATTTATAATTGTGGCCCTATTCTTAGGCCTTTATCTGGTTCTTGGAATCCCCGTGCTCGGGGTCGAGTGGCTGATTGGGAAGTTCAATAAGAAGGCCTGCGATTACCAGAGCCTTCGGCTGGTGCAGTGGGCTTTTAAAGTAATGCTCAAGGTATCCGGCGTAGAGGTGACCGTGATCGGGGAAGAAAACATTCCGGATGAGCCGGTACTTTTCATCGGCAATCATAGGAGTTATTTTGATATTCTGCTTACTTACTCCCGCTGCGCCAGGCTGACAGGCTATATTGCCAAAAAGGAGATGCTCAAGTATCCCCTTCTGCGCGACTGGATGAAGCGGCTGTACTGCCTCTTCCTGGACAGGGATAATCCAAAGGAGGGCCTTAAGACCATCCTGACAGCCATTGACTACGTCAAGAAAGGCATATCTATCTGTATCTTTCCGGAGGGCACCAGGAATGACGGCGAGGAACTTAGCATCCTTCCCTTCCACAATGGCTCCTTTAAGATTGCCGAGAAGACTGGATGCGCAATTGTTCCTATGTGCATGAACAATACGATCTCCATCTTCGAGAAGCAGTTTCCGCGGATTAAGAAGACGCATGTAATTCTGGAATATGGAAAGCCGATCTATCCAAACGATCTCGACAAGGAGACACGCAAGCATATCGGGGACTATTGCCAGAATATCATATTAGAGACAATCAAAAAGAACCAGGCGCTTGTATAA
- a CDS encoding helix-turn-helix transcriptional regulator, with product MPNTIKSKPICGSPVHSVFTGKDKYLRLQKHTISDITPPICENESLFILVNSGCGTITINGVEFPFEQSTFVWLQSYHTFTIKADSDDPLELSICVYDYPLSSFLALREPSPDTVDAIMVALPVIRLEGVYQQKIRDLFDEFEKEDSCFDPGSSLIKVSILGQFAYFFIKHGIHQSQKDQDKDWPLGWQATLYIGSHFAEDITAESVAERFSTNASTLNRELRNISGYNFAHTLNRVRVNIASGALLYEDMSLSYVAEHSGFSSEVAFYRIFKKYTGTTPLEYRKQMLESGEKVYRGMIMSQMLMDVLNHSYASFSSPIDIKDASKSLYLSESVIRELVQEKFGASYKDITVLTRLRHAAALLLTTNLPVLDVAVNVGFNCSRSFSRAFNKLYKMTPGEYRSLYRGGENQ from the coding sequence ATGCCAAACACAATAAAATCCAAGCCCATCTGTGGCAGCCCTGTCCATTCTGTCTTTACCGGAAAGGACAAATATCTGCGCCTGCAGAAGCATACCATCAGCGACATCACCCCGCCCATCTGTGAAAATGAGTCCCTTTTCATACTGGTGAATTCCGGATGCGGCACAATTACGATCAATGGCGTAGAGTTCCCATTTGAACAGAGTACCTTCGTCTGGCTTCAGTCGTACCACACGTTCACGATCAAAGCGGATTCCGACGATCCTCTTGAGTTGTCTATCTGCGTGTATGACTATCCGCTCTCTTCCTTTCTGGCGCTCAGGGAACCAAGCCCTGATACGGTGGACGCCATTATGGTCGCCCTCCCCGTTATCCGGCTGGAAGGAGTATATCAGCAAAAGATCCGGGATTTATTCGATGAATTTGAAAAGGAAGATTCCTGCTTCGATCCTGGCAGTTCACTGATAAAGGTCTCCATCCTTGGGCAGTTTGCGTACTTTTTCATCAAGCATGGCATCCATCAAAGCCAGAAAGACCAGGACAAGGACTGGCCTCTTGGATGGCAGGCAACCCTTTATATCGGCTCCCATTTTGCCGAGGACATTACGGCCGAGAGCGTGGCTGAGCGTTTTTCTACCAACGCTTCTACGCTGAACCGGGAACTGCGCAATATCAGCGGTTACAACTTTGCCCACACGCTGAACCGCGTACGGGTGAATATCGCTTCCGGCGCGCTTCTCTACGAAGACATGTCTCTGTCATACGTGGCCGAGCATTCCGGATTTTCCTCGGAAGTAGCCTTCTACCGCATCTTTAAGAAATATACCGGGACGACGCCTCTGGAATATCGCAAGCAGATGCTGGAGAGCGGGGAGAAGGTATACCGCGGCATGATCATGAGCCAGATGCTGATGGATGTGCTGAATCACTCCTATGCAAGTTTTTCATCTCCCATCGACATCAAGGACGCCTCCAAGTCCCTCTATCTGTCCGAGAGCGTTATCCGGGAGCTGGTCCAGGAGAAATTCGGCGCGTCCTACAAGGACATCACCGTCCTTACAAGGCTGCGTCATGCTGCAGCCCTTCTGCTTACGACGAATCTTCCGGTGCTGGATGTGGCGGTAAATGTAGGGTTCAACTGCAGCCGCTCCTTTTCCAGGGCCTTTAACAAACTCTATAAGATGACGCCTGGCGAATACCGGAGTCTCTACCGGGGAGGTGAAAACCAATGA
- the baiB gene encoding bile acid--CoA ligase BaiB, protein MKRDFFNKFNLGTSNFVTPGKQLEYVSECKPDSTAVICLDKEQNCSVITWHQLHVYSSQLAWYLIENEIGPGSIVLTMFPNSIEHIIAVFAIWKAGACYMPMSYKAAESEIREACDTIHPNAAFAECKIPGLKFCLSADEIYEAMEGRSKEMPSDRLANPNMISLSGGTSGKMKFIRQNLPCGLDDETIRSWSLMSGMGFEQRQLLVGPLFLGAPHSAAFNGLFMGNTLVLTRNLCPGNILNMIKKYKIEFIQMVPTLMNRLAKLEGVGKEDFASLKALCHTGGVCSPWLKQIWIDLLGPEKIYEMYSMTECIGLTCIRGDEWVKHPGSIGRPVGDSKVSIRDENGKEVAPFEIGEIYMTAPASYLVTEYINWEPLEVKEGGFRSVGDIGYVDEQGYLYFSDRRSDMLVSGGENVFATEVETALLRYKDILDAVVVGIPDEDLGRRLHAVIETGKEIPAEELKTFLRKYLTPYKIPKTFEFVRSIRRGDNGKADRKRILEDCIARGV, encoded by the coding sequence TTGAAGCGTGACTTTTTTAACAAGTTTAATTTGGGGACATCGAACTTTGTCACGCCGGGAAAACAGTTGGAATACGTTTCGGAATGCAAGCCAGATTCTACTGCGGTCATTTGCTTAGATAAAGAACAGAACTGTTCCGTTATTACTTGGCATCAGCTGCACGTCTATTCCAGCCAGCTGGCATGGTACCTTATAGAAAATGAGATTGGCCCGGGGTCGATCGTACTTACAATGTTTCCGAACAGCATCGAGCACATTATTGCGGTATTTGCAATCTGGAAGGCGGGCGCCTGCTATATGCCCATGTCCTATAAGGCGGCGGAATCCGAGATCAGGGAGGCCTGCGATACCATCCACCCGAATGCGGCTTTTGCGGAATGCAAGATTCCAGGATTAAAATTCTGCCTTAGCGCAGACGAGATATATGAGGCGATGGAAGGAAGATCCAAGGAGATGCCTTCGGACCGTCTGGCCAATCCGAACATGATATCCTTATCAGGCGGAACCAGCGGAAAGATGAAGTTCATCCGTCAGAACCTTCCATGCGGGCTGGACGATGAGACGATCAGAAGTTGGTCTTTGATGTCCGGAATGGGATTTGAGCAGCGCCAGCTGCTGGTAGGCCCGCTGTTTCTTGGCGCGCCTCACTCCGCGGCGTTTAATGGACTGTTCATGGGCAACACCCTGGTACTGACCAGGAACCTTTGCCCGGGAAATATCCTGAACATGATTAAGAAATATAAGATTGAATTTATACAGATGGTGCCGACCCTGATGAACCGGCTTGCCAAGCTGGAGGGAGTCGGAAAAGAAGACTTTGCATCCCTGAAGGCGCTGTGCCATACAGGGGGCGTCTGTTCTCCCTGGCTTAAGCAGATCTGGATCGACCTGCTGGGGCCTGAAAAGATCTATGAGATGTATTCCATGACGGAATGCATCGGCCTTACCTGCATCCGGGGAGACGAGTGGGTGAAGCATCCGGGAAGCATCGGACGGCCAGTGGGCGATAGCAAGGTGTCTATCCGGGATGAGAATGGCAAGGAAGTTGCGCCTTTTGAGATTGGCGAGATCTATATGACAGCGCCGGCCTCCTATCTGGTTACCGAGTACATCAATTGGGAACCGCTGGAAGTGAAAGAGGGAGGCTTCCGAAGCGTAGGGGATATCGGCTACGTGGATGAGCAGGGCTATCTGTACTTTTCTGACCGGCGTAGCGACATGCTGGTATCAGGCGGAGAAAATGTGTTCGCCACCGAGGTCGAAACGGCGCTTTTGAGATATAAGGATATCCTGGACGCTGTAGTGGTAGGGATACCGGATGAAGATCTGGGGCGAAGGCTCCATGCGGTCATTGAGACAGGGAAAGAGATACCGGCAGAGGAACTGAAAACATTCCTGAGAAAGTATCTGACTCCATATAAGATACCAAAGACGTTCGAGTTCGTAAGGAGCATACGAAGGGGAGACAATGGAAAGGCCGACAGGAAGCGGATCCTGGAAGATTGTATTGCCCGCGGGGTATGA
- a CDS encoding FAD-dependent oxidoreductase: MSYEALFSPFKVRGLELKNRIVLPGMNTKMAKNKHDIGEDMIAYHVARAKAGCALNIFECVALCPAPHAYMYMGLYTDHHVEQLKKLTDAVHEAGGKMGIQLWHGGFSPQMFFDETNTLETPDTLTVERIHEIVEEFGRGARMAVQAGFDAVEFHAAHSYLPHEFLSPGMNKRTDEYGGSFENRCRFCYEVVQAIRSNIPDDMPFFMRADCIDELMEQTMTEEEIVTFINKCAELGVDVADLSRGNATSFATVYEVPPFNLAHGFNIENIYNIKKQINIPVMGVGRINTGEMANKVIEEGKFDLVGIGRAQLADPNWITKVREGKEDLIRHCIGCDQGCYDAVINPKMKHITCTHNPGLCLEYQGMPKTDAPKKVMIVGGGMAGMIAAEVLKTRGHNPVIFEASDKLAGQFRLAGVAPMKQDWADVAEWEAKEVERLGIEVRLNTEVTAETIKEFNPDNVIIAVGSTYALPEIPGIDSPSVYSQYQVLKGEVNPTGRVAVIGCGLVGTEVAELLASRGAQVIAIERKGVGTGLSMLRRMFMNPEFKYYKIAKMSGTNVTALEQGKVHYIMTDKKTKEVTQGVLECDATVICTGITARPSDGLKARCEELGIPVEVIGDAAGARDCTIATREGYDAGMAI, translated from the coding sequence ATGAGTTACGAAGCACTTTTTTCACCATTCAAGGTCAGAGGACTGGAACTTAAAAACCGTATCGTCCTGCCTGGAATGAACACCAAGATGGCAAAGAACAAGCACGACATAGGCGAGGATATGATAGCCTACCATGTTGCCAGGGCAAAAGCGGGATGCGCGTTAAATATATTTGAATGCGTAGCATTATGTCCGGCGCCTCACGCTTATATGTATATGGGGCTTTACACGGACCATCATGTAGAACAGCTTAAGAAATTGACGGATGCAGTCCATGAAGCAGGCGGCAAGATGGGCATCCAGCTGTGGCATGGAGGATTCAGCCCGCAGATGTTCTTTGACGAGACCAACACCCTGGAAACTCCGGACACTCTTACGGTAGAGAGGATTCATGAGATCGTAGAAGAATTCGGACGCGGCGCAAGGATGGCTGTTCAGGCTGGATTTGACGCAGTAGAATTCCATGCGGCTCACAGTTATCTGCCTCACGAGTTCTTAAGCCCTGGAATGAACAAACGTACGGATGAGTACGGCGGAAGTTTTGAGAATCGCTGCAGATTCTGTTATGAAGTCGTTCAGGCAATCCGTTCTAATATCCCGGATGACATGCCATTCTTTATGCGTGCAGACTGCATCGACGAATTAATGGAACAGACCATGACAGAGGAAGAAATCGTTACATTTATCAATAAGTGCGCAGAACTTGGCGTGGATGTGGCAGACCTTTCCCGTGGAAACGCGACTTCATTCGCAACCGTATATGAAGTTCCGCCATTCAACCTGGCTCATGGCTTCAACATAGAGAATATTTACAACATCAAAAAGCAGATCAATATCCCGGTTATGGGAGTTGGCCGTATCAATACAGGAGAGATGGCAAACAAGGTCATTGAAGAAGGCAAGTTTGACCTGGTAGGCATCGGACGCGCCCAGCTTGCAGATCCAAACTGGATCACCAAAGTAAGAGAAGGCAAAGAAGACCTGATCCGCCACTGTATCGGATGTGACCAGGGATGCTATGACGCAGTCATCAATCCAAAGATGAAGCATATCACCTGCACCCACAATCCAGGATTGTGCTTAGAGTATCAGGGAATGCCAAAGACAGACGCTCCTAAGAAAGTCATGATCGTAGGAGGCGGAATGGCAGGCATGATCGCTGCGGAAGTATTAAAGACCAGAGGCCATAACCCGGTAATCTTCGAGGCATCCGACAAGCTTGCAGGACAGTTCAGGCTGGCAGGCGTAGCGCCGATGAAGCAGGATTGGGCAGATGTTGCAGAATGGGAAGCAAAAGAAGTAGAGCGCCTTGGAATCGAAGTACGTCTGAATACCGAAGTGACTGCAGAGACCATTAAGGAATTCAATCCGGATAATGTCATCATCGCAGTAGGCTCTACCTATGCGCTGCCTGAGATTCCGGGAATCGACAGCCCAAGCGTATACTCCCAGTATCAGGTACTGAAAGGGGAAGTAAATCCGACAGGCCGTGTAGCCGTTATCGGATGCGGACTGGTTGGTACGGAAGTCGCAGAACTTCTGGCATCCAGAGGCGCACAGGTAATCGCGATCGAGAGGAAGGGCGTAGGTACCGGTCTTAGCATGCTTCGCAGAATGTTCATGAACCCGGAATTCAAATATTACAAGATCGCCAAGATGTCCGGAACAAATGTCACCGCTTTAGAGCAGGGCAAGGTTCACTACATCATGACAGACAAGAAGACCAAAGAAGTGACGCAGGGAGTCCTGGAATGCGACGCTACCGTTATCTGTACAGGAATTACGGCACGTCCAAGCGATGGGCTTAAGGCAAGATGCGAAGAACTTGGAATCCCGGTTGAGGTGATCGGAGACGCTGCTGGCGCAAGAGACTGCACGATCGCGACACGCGAAGGCTATGACGCAGGAATGGCAATCTAG
- the baiE gene encoding bile acid 7alpha-dehydratase: MTLEERVEALEKELQEMKDIEAIKELKGKYFRCLDGKMWDELETTLSPNIVTSYSNGKLVFHSPKEVTDYLKSTMPKEEISMHMGHTPEITIDSATTATGRWYLEDRLIFTDGKYKDVGINGGAFYTDKYEKIDGQWYILETGYVRIYEEHFMRDPKIHITMNMHK; the protein is encoded by the coding sequence ATGACATTAGAAGAGAGAGTTGAAGCATTAGAAAAAGAATTGCAGGAGATGAAGGATATTGAGGCAATCAAGGAACTGAAAGGAAAGTATTTCCGCTGCCTGGACGGAAAGATGTGGGATGAGCTGGAGACCACCCTGTCACCAAATATCGTAACCTCTTATTCCAACGGGAAACTGGTATTCCATAGCCCGAAGGAAGTTACCGATTACTTAAAGAGCACGATGCCAAAAGAAGAGATCAGCATGCATATGGGCCACACGCCGGAGATCACCATTGACAGCGCGACTACGGCTACGGGCAGATGGTATCTGGAAGATAGATTGATCTTTACGGACGGCAAGTACAAAGACGTAGGAATCAATGGCGGCGCGTTCTATACAGACAAATATGAGAAGATAGACGGCCAGTGGTACATCCTTGAAACAGGCTATGTACGAATCTATGAAGAACATTTCATGCGTGATCCAAAGATCCATATCACGATGAACATGCACAAATAA
- a CDS encoding SDR family NAD(P)-dependent oxidoreductase, with product MNLVQDKVTIITGGTRGIGFAAAKIFIDNGAKVSIFGETQEEVDTALAQLKELYPEEEVLGFAPDLTSRDAVMAAVGQVAQKYGRLDVMINNAGITSNNVFSRVSEEEFKHIMDINVTGVFNGAWCAYQCMKDAKKGVIINTASVTGIFGSLSGVGYPASKASVIGLTHGLGREIIRKNIRVVGVAPGVVNTDMTNGNPPEIMEGYLKALPMKRMLEPEEIANVYLFLASDLASGITATTVSVDGAYRP from the coding sequence ATGAATCTCGTACAAGACAAAGTTACGATCATCACAGGCGGCACAAGAGGTATTGGATTCGCCGCTGCCAAAATATTTATCGACAATGGCGCAAAAGTATCCATCTTCGGAGAGACGCAGGAAGAAGTAGATACAGCGCTTGCACAGTTAAAAGAACTTTATCCGGAAGAAGAGGTTCTGGGATTCGCGCCGGATCTTACATCCAGAGACGCAGTTATGGCAGCAGTAGGCCAGGTAGCACAGAAATATGGCAGACTGGATGTCATGATCAACAATGCAGGAATTACCAGCAACAACGTATTCTCCAGAGTGTCTGAAGAAGAGTTCAAGCATATTATGGACATCAATGTAACAGGCGTATTCAACGGCGCATGGTGCGCATACCAGTGCATGAAGGATGCCAAAAAGGGCGTTATCATCAACACGGCATCCGTTACAGGCATCTTCGGATCACTCTCAGGCGTAGGATATCCGGCCAGCAAGGCAAGCGTGATCGGACTCACCCATGGACTTGGAAGAGAGATCATCCGCAAGAATATCCGTGTAGTAGGAGTGGCTCCTGGAGTTGTGAACACGGATATGACCAATGGCAATCCTCCGGAGATCATGGAAGGATATCTGAAGGCGCTTCCGATGAAGAGAATGCTTGAGCCGGAAGAGATCGCTAATGTATACCTGTTCCTGGCATCTGACTTGGCAAGCGGCATTACGGCTACTACGGTCAGCGTAGACGGGGCTTACAGACCATAA